A stretch of Cicer arietinum cultivar CDC Frontier isolate Library 1 chromosome 5, Cicar.CDCFrontier_v2.0, whole genome shotgun sequence DNA encodes these proteins:
- the LOC101492880 gene encoding uncharacterized protein, which yields MVALKDIVPAAQNNIDTKFIVLEKGRTTLEGQNKMCLALVADETAAVHFQLWQDECDYFESGDIIYLTNGIFSYQRGNLILRAGKRGKLEKIGEFTMSYVETPNMSEIRWIPDPNNSKMYIQEHVISPHSRIFAPIL from the coding sequence ATGGTTGCTCTCAAAGACATTGTGCCTGCAGCTCAAAACAACATAGACACTAAATTTATAGTTTTGGAGAAGGGGAGGACAACACTTGAAGGGCAAAATAAGATGTGTTTGGCACTTGTAGCGGATGAGACTGCTGCAGTTCATTTTCAGCTTTGGCAAGATgaatgtgattattttgaatcagGTGACATCATTTATCTAACCAATGGCATTTTTTCATACCAACGTGGTAACCTTATATTAAGGGCAGGTAAGAGAGGGAAGCTTGAGAAGATAGGTGAATTTACTATGTCTTATGTTGAAACACCAAATATGAGTGAGATTCGTTGGATTCCTGACCCAAATAATTCGAAGATGTATATCCAGGAGCATGTCATATCTCCTCATTCCCGTATTTTCGCTCCAATTCTATAG